The Alistipes megaguti sequence ATGCCCCGGACGGATGGCGTGGACAAGCGGCTTGAATGGATGACCCGGACGGATGGCACGGGCAGGCGGCGTGAATGGACATTGTGCGGTGCGGCATGGACGTCGGTATGGACGGGCGTCACGGTGCAGTACGGATTGCCGCCGCAGTCGTGAAAAAAGGGAACGGCTTTCGATCGTTCCCTTTTATGTTTATGGTAAATGTCCGGGGTTACGTGCCGCTCCGGGGCTTTGTGTTGTTCCGAGATTTTGTATCACTTCGAGGTTGCACGTCGCTTCGGAGTTGCTTGCGCTTGTTGCGTGCTGCGGTGTCGCAAGCCTCTTGCCGCCTTGCCGCCTTGCTCTTACGTCCGATTTTCGTCCTTTCGCCGTTGGCTCCATCGTAACCGGCCCCATGTCGTTCGTCCCTTGCGGTTCGCCTCGTTGCTGTGGCCTCTTGTCGTTATGCCCGCACGCCCCCTCCGCTAATAGAGGTTGTCGTACATCGACTGCGACTTGTCGTACTTCAGGTCGGAGAGTGATGCCGCCTTTACACCGATGTTGAAACTCCAGCTCTTGTGGTAGCCGAACGGAATCCACGAGAAGGACATCTGCCAGCAATGCAGGTCGCGCGTGATGGAGATCGACGAAGTAGTCAACTTGTTGGTCTTCAGGTCGTAACCGCCCTGGAAGGTGATACCCGTTTTCGGCGTAAGGTTCACCGAACCGTTGAATCCCAGCGTTTGGGTGACGTTCTTGCGGTAGCCCGTCGTACCGTTGTTGACGTACGAGACGGAGTAGTTCACCGCATAGTTGAAGCCGAAGTTCCACGGCAGCGAGAAGTCATAGTAGCTCTGTGCCATGTATTGTCGCCGCAGCACGGGATCCATCTGCCCGTAGGGATCGTAGAAGGGGTTCTGGTACTCCGGAGGGATCGACGTGATGTCGTTGACGGCCGGGGTGCTCTTGTCCTCGCGCGACTTGAACGTATAGCCGAACGACCAGCCCGTCGAGGTGATGCGCCCCGGGAAGAAGAGTTTGTCGTAGCGCACGCCCTGCGGCGAAACGCGATAGGGGTCGAGTGTGGCCGAGAGGTTGATGCCGAAGTTCTTGAAGAGCGTCGTGCGGAACGACAGCGAGATGGTCGACAGCCGCATCGAGTCGGCCAGGAAGTTGTACGAACCGCTGGCGCGCAGTTCGTCGATGAGCTTGATCTTCTTCACACCCGAGGTATCGCGCTTCGATAATACCTTCATCTCGAGGTTCTGCGACAGCGAAAAGGTCATCGACATCGACCGCCCGGACGACGGTACGCCATAGGCATTGACGGCGTAGGGCGAATAGGTCGTGAAGCGGCCCGTCGAGTCGGTCTGCCGCGTGAGGTAGTAGCCGTATTTCGGGTCGCTGAAGTCCGGGGCGTAGGAGAAGCCGAAGGTCGGCGTGATGGTATGGCGGATGGCCTGGATCTTGCGGTCGCGGCGCTTCTTGGTGAAGTCGTACATGCCGTAGATGGTCGTCGACGACGAGATGCTTAAGTTATAGTTGTACAGGCGGTAGAAGCCGTAGTTCGTCGGCAGTGTGTCGGTCTGGTTCGTCACCGGGTTCCACTCGTATTCGACCTTCTTGAAGTACCACTTTTCGGTGTAGTTGGCCGACGGCGTGACGTTGATGTAGTTGAACAGGTTGAACGATGCCGAAACCGGGATCGAGTGTTCGATGCCGTTCTTCATGTTCTCCAGCGTCTTTTTGGAGAAGATTTCCGATTCGGTGGTGGTCACCGAGTTGGTCATCTTGCCCGTATACTGCATCGAGATCTTCTCGTACCAGCGGTCCTTGCCCATCTTCTCCTTGCGCTTGAAGGGGTAGAAGCGCGAGACGTTGAAGACCACTGTCGGAAGGGTGATTGAGAGCGACTGGTTCTGCGAGTTCTGCGAAATGGCCATGTTGGCCGACAGCGAGAAGGGGGTGCCCGTCCAGCTCTTCGAGTAGGAGATCGACGAGTTGGTCTGTGTGGCCAGAATGTCGTTGAGGTTCGTGGCCGAGTACTTGCTGTAGCCGCTCGTGGCGAAGTTCACCGAGGCCGAGAAGGTCGATCCGGGGTTGGCCTTCGCATCCTGCGAGTGGGTCCACTGGATGCGGAAGTTGTTCTGCTTGATGTAGTCGGGTTCGCCCTTTTCGCCGGTCTTGATGTTCGAGAACTCCATGTTGAAGCTGCCGCTGTACTTGTAGCGCTTGATGTAGCGCGAGGCGGCCGAGGCCTCCCACGACCCGAGGGTGTAGATGCCGCCCCGCACGGCCAGGTCGGCATAGTCGCCCAGCGTGAAGTAGTAGCCCAGGTCGCGCAGGAAGAAACCCTTCGAATACTCCTCGCCGTAGGTGGGCATCAGCAGTCCCGACTTCGGCCCCGAACTGATCGGGAAGAAGCCTTCGGGGATGCCCAGGAAGTAGATCGGAACATCCTCCATCACCAGGTAGGCCGGGCCCGTGACGACTTTCTTGCCGGGGATCACCTTCGCCTTGGTCATCGCCAGGTAGAAGTGCGGGTGGTCGGTTTCGTCGCAGGTGGTGTACTTGCCGTTCTCGATGTTGATCGTATTGTCGGGCATCTTCTTCACGCTGCCGCCCACGAGCCAGCCGTCGCCCTGCTGCGTGGCCACACCCTTGATCTTGGCCTTCTTCGAGTCGAGGTTGTAGGTGATCGTGTCCATCTGGTAGGAGGCCGAACCGTCCGAGAATTCGGGCTTGGTGATGATCGGCCGGCCTTCGAGCGAGTCGGGTTTTCCGTAGGCGTGGACCAGTTTCGAATTCATGTCGATGCGCATGAAGTCGGCCTTGAGGTTGCTGTTCTGGTAGGTGACGTCGCCCTGGTTGTAGATGTAGACCAGCTTGTTGCGTACGTCGTAGACCAGCGAGTCGGTATTCTTGCCCGAGATCGGGTCGTCGAGGAACGCCCCGGCCGGGCGGGGCTTCCTGACCGTGTCGCGGCGCATGGTGTCGACGGCCAGCGAGTCGGCGTGCATCTCGAGTGAATCGGCCTTGCGGGCGATGAGCGAGTCGACTTGTGCTGAGAAGAGCGAATCGCGCTCCTGCTGGCTCAGGGCATTGAAGGCGGCGTTGCGGCGGGCCCGTTCGCGCGCGGCACGGGCTTCACGGCGCAGTTCACGGCGCGAGAGGGTGGCGGGGGTGGCCCCCACGGTGTCGGAATCCCCCGCGGCCGTTGTGGCGGCCGGTGGTGTCTCGGGTCGGGAGAACGCCTGTCCGGATGTGGCGCTGTCGGGGGCGGGAGCCGCCTCGGCCAGAGCCGGAATCCCGGAGCCGCCGGACGCCTCTTCGAGGGGTGAAAAGGGAATCGTACGGGGCGTCATGCCACCCAGCACAACCTGGGCGAACAGCACGAGTACGGCCGCCGATGCGATATATTTTACCCTCAGTTTATCCAAAATTCCAAAAATTTTCGTACCTTTGCCGACAAGTCGGCAAAAACGCTCGGATCGGGCTCCGGAGCCTCTCCGGCCGCATTTTCGGCCGCGTTTCCGGCCCGACAAAGATAGGTAAAAATTTACAGAAAGCTCACACTTGGCACCATTAAATATGCGCATGCGCCTTTTGTTGCTCCTCGCCTTTGCGGCGGCCGTCGTCTCTATCAACGCGGTTGCCGCCGGGAATATTGTGCACGGAGTCAGCGTGGTGGTCATCGACGCCGGGCACGGCGGCAAATTCCCCGGGGCACACTACGGCGGTGTCTACGAAAAGGACCTCACGCTGAAGGTGGCCCTCAAGCTCGGCAAGCTGATTGAGGAGGGGATGCCCGGGGTGAAGGTCGTCTATACGCGGACGACCGACAAGGCCCTCGGCGCCGATCTGGCCTCGGATCTCCAGGCCCGGGCCGATATCGCCAACAATGCCGGCGGCGACCTCTTTATCTCGATCCATGCCAATGCTGCGCCGAAAGCTACCTCGGTCCGGGGTGTCGAGACGCTCATCATGGGCGAAACCCCCAAGGAGCAGCGCTACAACGAAAATGCCCTCTACGAAAGCAACCGCGAGGATCTGATCGACATGTCGGACGAACGTACGGCAGCCATCGTGCGGGCCTATATTCAGAATCTGCAGTTCACCTACGGCGAATACAGCATGGCCATCGCCCGTTGCATTCAGACGAGCTATGCCAAGGCCGGCCGCAATTCGCGCGGCGTGAAGCGTCAGCTGCTGCGCGTGCTCTACGCCACGGACATGCCCGGTGCGCTGACCGAGATCGGATTCATGACCAATGCCCAGGAGCTGGCCTACATGAAGTCCGACAAGGGACAGAATGAAATTGCCTCGTCGATCTACCGTGCCGTGAAGGAGTATTCGGCCTATGTGCTGAAGACGCGTCGGGCCGAGGAGGGCGCCTCGGTGAAGGAGACGACCCTGCCGGCCGGCACCTCCCAATCCGCCGGCACGCAGCAGTCGACTCCGAAGCCGGCCGCCGATTCGGCCAAGGCCTCCGGCAAGGGGGCCGCGAACTCCACGCAGCCGTCCGTCGCAGGAAAGGTTTCGGGCGAAAACGCCTCCGCCACAAAAGAGTCCGCCGCAAAGGGGGCCGTTGCGAAAGAGTCTGCCGCGCAGCAGCCGTTGCGCTATGCGGTGCAGGTGCTGGCTTCGGCCAAGAGCATCCCGCTCAATTCGGCGCAGTTCCGCTCGTATCGCGGCAAGGTGCGGCAGTATACCTCACAGGGGCGTTTCCCCTATAAATATTGTGTCGGCGAGTTCGAAAGCCGTACCGCCGCACAGCGCAAGGCTGCCGAAGTGCGCAAAATTTTCCCCGAAGCCTTCGTGGTCTGCTGTCGGGGTACGCAAATTGTAAACAACTAGTTCGCGATGAAAAGAGAAGTCAAGATCGGAATATTTGCCGTGTTGATGCTCGTGGCCGCCTGGGCCGGAATCCGTTTTCTGAAGGGGTTCGACATCTTCGGCCGCAACGCCGTCTATTACGCCTCGTACGATCAGATCAGCGGTCTGCAGGCTGCTTCGCCCATCATGATGAAGGGGGTCAAGATCGGTACCGTGACCGGCATTGCGTTCAATCCCGAGCGCAGCCAGAATGTCGTGCTGCAGTTCACCATCAAACGCCAGTACCGGATCCCGATCGATTCGGAGGCTAAAATCTACAGCGACGGCCTGATGGGTGGCAAGGCCATCGAAATCGTCTACGGTTCGTCGGACGAGTATCTCGAAAAGGGCGATACGCTGCGTTCGGTGCGCGGCCGCGACCTGATGGATATGGCCGGTTCGGAGCTGGAGTTCTTCAAGCAGAAGGTTTCGCGGCTTACCGACGACCTTTCGCGTACGCTCAACAACATCAACCAGCTGCTCGAAACCAATGCCGGGCACGTCAACGGTACGATGGCCCATCTCGATGCCCTGTCGAGTGATCTGGCCGAGGTGCTCGATGCGCAGAAACGGAATCTGTCCTCGGCCGTCGAAAACCTCTCGGCCTTCTCCGTAATGCTCGGCGAAAATGCCCCGCGGGTCGACAGCATGATGAACAACCTGAACCGCATCACCACGGAGCTGGCCGAGGCGGAGTTCGCAAGCCGTCTCACCGAAACGGTGGAGGAGTTCGATGCGCTGGTTGTGCAGATCCGCCAGGGAGAGGGAACCGTCGGCCGGTTGCTGAACGATCCGGCGCTCTACGAATCGCTCACCGAGGCCAGCGACAATCTGGCGTCGCTGCTGGCCGATCTGGAGCAGTATCCCGGACGCTACGTCCACTTCTCGCTCTTCGGCCGCAATCCCGAGAAGATGAAGGCCCGGGCCGAACGGCAGGCCGCCCGCCAGGCCGAACGTGCCGAGCGCGATTCGTTGAAGGCCCTGCGCTGAGAGCAGATGCTGCAGCACCCGGCTCTTGAATCGCGCGGAAAGGTTGTCCCGCGCGGCGCGGTGTGTCGCCGATCACCTGGACAAAGCTCTGTTTCCGGCCCCGGACAAGTCGTGGGGCCGTTTTTATTCGATTCATCCATCGCATGATCTATCCAGCCACATTCGAACAGAAAATAGGTTTCGACCGCCTTCGGGAACAGGTCGCCGAACGTTGTACGATGCAGGCCGCCCGTGAGCGGATCGCCGCCGAG is a genomic window containing:
- a CDS encoding MlaD family protein, with amino-acid sequence MKREVKIGIFAVLMLVAAWAGIRFLKGFDIFGRNAVYYASYDQISGLQAASPIMMKGVKIGTVTGIAFNPERSQNVVLQFTIKRQYRIPIDSEAKIYSDGLMGGKAIEIVYGSSDEYLEKGDTLRSVRGRDLMDMAGSELEFFKQKVSRLTDDLSRTLNNINQLLETNAGHVNGTMAHLDALSSDLAEVLDAQKRNLSSAVENLSAFSVMLGENAPRVDSMMNNLNRITTELAEAEFASRLTETVEEFDALVVQIRQGEGTVGRLLNDPALYESLTEASDNLASLLADLEQYPGRYVHFSLFGRNPEKMKARAERQAARQAERAERDSLKALR
- a CDS encoding putative LPS assembly protein LptD; its protein translation is MDKLRVKYIASAAVLVLFAQVVLGGMTPRTIPFSPLEEASGGSGIPALAEAAPAPDSATSGQAFSRPETPPAATTAAGDSDTVGATPATLSRRELRREARAARERARRNAAFNALSQQERDSLFSAQVDSLIARKADSLEMHADSLAVDTMRRDTVRKPRPAGAFLDDPISGKNTDSLVYDVRNKLVYIYNQGDVTYQNSNLKADFMRIDMNSKLVHAYGKPDSLEGRPIITKPEFSDGSASYQMDTITYNLDSKKAKIKGVATQQGDGWLVGGSVKKMPDNTINIENGKYTTCDETDHPHFYLAMTKAKVIPGKKVVTGPAYLVMEDVPIYFLGIPEGFFPISSGPKSGLLMPTYGEEYSKGFFLRDLGYYFTLGDYADLAVRGGIYTLGSWEASAASRYIKRYKYSGSFNMEFSNIKTGEKGEPDYIKQNNFRIQWTHSQDAKANPGSTFSASVNFATSGYSKYSATNLNDILATQTNSSISYSKSWTGTPFSLSANMAISQNSQNQSLSITLPTVVFNVSRFYPFKRKEKMGKDRWYEKISMQYTGKMTNSVTTTESEIFSKKTLENMKNGIEHSIPVSASFNLFNYINVTPSANYTEKWYFKKVEYEWNPVTNQTDTLPTNYGFYRLYNYNLSISSSTTIYGMYDFTKKRRDRKIQAIRHTITPTFGFSYAPDFSDPKYGYYLTRQTDSTGRFTTYSPYAVNAYGVPSSGRSMSMTFSLSQNLEMKVLSKRDTSGVKKIKLIDELRASGSYNFLADSMRLSTISLSFRTTLFKNFGINLSATLDPYRVSPQGVRYDKLFFPGRITSTGWSFGYTFKSREDKSTPAVNDITSIPPEYQNPFYDPYGQMDPVLRRQYMAQSYYDFSLPWNFGFNYAVNYSVSYVNNGTTGYRKNVTQTLGFNGSVNLTPKTGITFQGGYDLKTNKLTTSSISITRDLHCWQMSFSWIPFGYHKSWSFNIGVKAASLSDLKYDKSQSMYDNLY
- a CDS encoding N-acetylmuramoyl-L-alanine amidase produces the protein MRMRLLLLLAFAAAVVSINAVAAGNIVHGVSVVVIDAGHGGKFPGAHYGGVYEKDLTLKVALKLGKLIEEGMPGVKVVYTRTTDKALGADLASDLQARADIANNAGGDLFISIHANAAPKATSVRGVETLIMGETPKEQRYNENALYESNREDLIDMSDERTAAIVRAYIQNLQFTYGEYSMAIARCIQTSYAKAGRNSRGVKRQLLRVLYATDMPGALTEIGFMTNAQELAYMKSDKGQNEIASSIYRAVKEYSAYVLKTRRAEEGASVKETTLPAGTSQSAGTQQSTPKPAADSAKASGKGAANSTQPSVAGKVSGENASATKESAAKGAVAKESAAQQPLRYAVQVLASAKSIPLNSAQFRSYRGKVRQYTSQGRFPYKYCVGEFESRTAAQRKAAEVRKIFPEAFVVCCRGTQIVNN